A single region of the Brachypodium distachyon strain Bd21 chromosome 3, Brachypodium_distachyon_v3.0, whole genome shotgun sequence genome encodes:
- the LOC100827682 gene encoding B-box zinc finger protein 32 has translation MAGEKGTVGCELCGGVAAVHCAADSAFLCAACDAKVHGANFLASRHLRRRLAVDHADHADADAGLTDSGSESSSSSSSCVSTADSTSAAAARGAAGRRSKLRQRRRRRARAEVVLEGWAKRMGLAPGAARWRAARAAAALRALGRGVSASRVPLRVAMAAALWSEVCGCGGGEAGALLRRLEAGAHVPARLVLAVASWMAARTAGGRATQEGWAECS, from the coding sequence ATGGCGGGCGAGAAGGGTACTGTGGGGTGCGAGCTGTGCGGGGGCGTGGCGGCCGTGCACTGCGCCGCGGACTCGGCGTTCCTCTGCGCCGCCTGCGACGCCAAGGTGCACGGAGCCAACTTCCTCGCCTCCAggcatctccgccgccgcctcgccgtcgaccACGCCGACCACGCGGACGCGGACGCCGGGTTGACGGACTCGGGATCGGaatcgtcgtcctcgtcctcctcctgcgTGTCCACCGCCGACTCGACatccgcggccgcggcgcggggtgccgcagggaggaggagcaagctgcggcagcggcggcggcggcgcgcgcgggccgAGGTGGTCCTGGAGGGGTGGGCCAAGCGGATGGGCCTCGCGCCGGGGGCCGCGAGGTGGCGGGCGGCCagggccgcggccgcgctccGGGCGCTGGGCCGGGGCGTGTCCGCCTCGCGCGTCCCGCTCCgcgtcgccatggccgccgcgctcTGGTCCGAGgtctgcggctgcggcggcggggaggcgggCGCGCTGCTTAGGCGGCTGGAGGCCGGGGCGCACGTGCCGGCGAGGCTGGTGCTCGCCGTGGCGTCGTGGATGGCGGCGCGCACCGCGGGGGGCCGGGCCACCCAGGAGGGCTGGGCCGAGTGCTCCTGA
- the LOC100827384 gene encoding uncharacterized protein LOC100827384 isoform X2, whose protein sequence is MAAGQAHLLLLDLSPSKRRVTVRARVARVWEFTKNEFTHLDIVLIDEKGDKMYGEVAALHADKFREQLTEGTVFLIKDFFVQQSKNMYKAVEGEFMIKLTPWSKVEVQQNVPADFPRYTYSLTDFQLLPILIRHTDSFIDVLGIHCILRSSKGLVTR, encoded by the exons ATGGCTGCTGGTCAG GCCCATTTGCTTCTGTTGGATCTTAGTCCTTCCAAGCGGCGTGTCACTGTCCGTGCACGTGTTGCCCGTGTTTGGGAATTCACCAAGAATGAATTTACACATCTCGACATCGTTCTCATTGATGAGAAG GGGGACAAGATGTATGGTGAGGTAGCAGCCCTCCATGCAGACAAGTTCAGGGAGCAACTGACCGAGGGCACTGTTTTCCTCATCAAGGACTTCTTCGTGCAGCAATCAAAGAACATGTACAAGGCTGTTGAAGGGGAATTCATGATCAAGTTAACTCCATGGTCAAAGGTCGAGGTGCAGCAGAATGTGCCTGCTGATTTTCCTCGCTACACCTATTCACTTACTGATTTTCAGCTTTTGCCCATCCTTATCCGACACACAGACTCATTTATAG ATGTACTTGGAATACACTGCATTCTCAGGTCTTCTAAAGGTCTGGTTACCCGGTAA
- the LOC100843468 gene encoding uncharacterized protein LOC100843468, giving the protein MDSLLASYVSSDEDADETLPSPAPAAVDATHRSEGSHGGIRSSIPRPKLAPTFSSLPKPESASTFSSLPPPKSSASSGNPKRVVQFRPQPIHQPTGDSSDEEDDAGKCRPSVSEAPPSLSAGSGPVSSFLPAPKHSLGFGSGAARRSAVDTAGPERSNIGAAGPSSSAVNTGVAERPDTGAADDDSAEESNDEASMPAPEEKQEQPSLHAGAGDQQQHGYDTTVGSATWYEGYAWEPNYYGADYGLDQSGNVNYGTDPQYAAYGVDQGAGYGNGYVGEHSGGYQHSTAPPSGVEYTGGYRSEVAAMPAPHMHDLVLPPEAGRIGGKRGRKDMPMEVLEVNQAELMKNRPREDKSKLTGLAFGPSYQAAPSGKGKPSKLQKRKHQIGSLFYDMKQKEMELSERRSKGLLTKAETHAKYGW; this is encoded by the exons ATGGATTCGCTCCTCGCCAGCTACGTCTCCTCCGACGAAGACGCCGACGAAACCCTACCCTcccccgctcccgccgccgttgACGCGACCCACCGCAGCGAGGGCTCCCACGGCGGCATCCGTTCCTCGATCCCGCGGCCCAAGTTAGCCCCaaccttctcctccctcccgaAGCCGGAATCCGCCTccaccttctcctccctcccgccTCCCAAGTCCTCCGCTTCCTCCGGAAACCCTAAGCGCGTCGTCCAGTTCCGCCCGCAGCCGATCCACCAGCCCACGGGCGACAGCTCCGACGAGGAGGATGACGCCGGGAAGTGCCGTCCTAGCGTCAGCGAGGCGCCCCCGTCCCTGTCTGCTGGCTCGGGGCCCGTGTCTTCGTTCCTCCCGGCGCCCAAGCACTCTCTCGGGTTTGGCTCCGGCGCGGCCAGGAGGTCGGCCGTAGACACTGCGGGGCCGGAGAGGTCCAATATTGGCGCTGCTGGACCTTCTAGCTCGGCTGTCAACACAGGGGTAGCAGAAAGGCCCGATACTGGCGCCGCGGACGACGACAGTGCTGAGGAGAGCAACGATGAGGCTAGCATGCCTGCTCCTGAGGAAAAGCAAGAACAACCGAGTCTTCATGCTGGAGCTGGAGACCAACAACAGCATGGTTATGATACTACGGTTGGGAGCGCTACTTGGTATGAAGGCTATGCATGGGAACCAAACTATTATGGTGCAGATTATGGGTTGGATCAGAGTGGAAATGTGAATTATGGTACTGATCCACAGTATGCGGCATATGGAGTAGACCAAGGTGCTGGATATGGTAATGGGTATGTCGGAGAGCACTCTGGTGGGTACCAGCATTCAACAGCGCCGCCATCTGGAGTGGAATACACTGGTGGGTACAGATCGGAGGTGGCAGCAATGCCAGCGCCACATATGCACGATCTGGTACTGCCACCAGAGGCGGGCAGGATAGGAGGGAAGAGAGGTAGGAAGGATATGCCGATGGAGGTTTTAGAGGTGAACCAGGCAGAACTGATGAAGAACCGTCCGAGGGAGGACAAGTCCAAGCTCACAGGGTTGGCCTTTGGTCCTAGTTACCAG GCCGCTCCTTCGGGGAAGGGAAAGCCCTCGAAGTTGCAGAAGAGGAAGCATCAGATCGGGTCTCTGTTCTATGACATGAAGCAAAAGGAGATGGAGCTCTCCGAGAGGCGTTCCAAGGGCTTACTCACCAAGGCAGAGACTCACGCAAAATATGGGTGGTGA
- the LOC100827384 gene encoding uncharacterized protein LOC100827384 isoform X1 — translation MVAVKVAHLLLLDLSPSKRRVTVRARVARVWEFTKNEFTHLDIVLIDEKGDKMYGEVAALHADKFREQLTEGTVFLIKDFFVQQSKNMYKAVEGEFMIKLTPWSKVEVQQNVPADFPRYTYSLTDFQLLPILIRHTDSFIDVLGIHCILRSSKGLVTR, via the exons ATGGTGGCCGTGAAAGTC GCCCATTTGCTTCTGTTGGATCTTAGTCCTTCCAAGCGGCGTGTCACTGTCCGTGCACGTGTTGCCCGTGTTTGGGAATTCACCAAGAATGAATTTACACATCTCGACATCGTTCTCATTGATGAGAAG GGGGACAAGATGTATGGTGAGGTAGCAGCCCTCCATGCAGACAAGTTCAGGGAGCAACTGACCGAGGGCACTGTTTTCCTCATCAAGGACTTCTTCGTGCAGCAATCAAAGAACATGTACAAGGCTGTTGAAGGGGAATTCATGATCAAGTTAACTCCATGGTCAAAGGTCGAGGTGCAGCAGAATGTGCCTGCTGATTTTCCTCGCTACACCTATTCACTTACTGATTTTCAGCTTTTGCCCATCCTTATCCGACACACAGACTCATTTATAG ATGTACTTGGAATACACTGCATTCTCAGGTCTTCTAAAGGTCTGGTTACCCGGTAA